One Arthrobacter sp. StoSoilB20 DNA segment encodes these proteins:
- a CDS encoding extracellular solute-binding protein: protein MNNLKLRTAGLAVSAAALSISLVACGSSGPAGSGASADSATMWGLTGGDQPVFQASVDSWNKSHPDSAIKLDFFANDAYKTKVRTAVGAGQGPTLVYGWGGGVLKSYVDAGQVDDLTGFLKENPDVQSRYLPSILESGVIDGKTYALPNNKVQPVVLYYNKEVFDKVGAQPPKTWDELMALVPKFKEAGVAPFSLGGQSKWPDLMWLEYLVDRIGGPEVFANIAANKPGAWSDPAVLEALKKIQELADAGGFINGFSSIAADSNADQALLYTGKAAMILQGSWIYQGMKKDAADFVSSGKLGYIPFPTVEGGKGDPANVVGNPSNFWSVSSKATEEQKKTALEYVKDGMFNDENVQSLINSGAVPVVTGIEDKLAASPDKDFLTYVYGMAKDAPDFTLSWDQALSPAQGDAMLANLDQIFLKKITPEQFASTMNATIGK, encoded by the coding sequence ATGAATAATCTCAAGTTGCGCACCGCCGGACTGGCCGTTTCTGCAGCGGCATTGTCGATCTCACTCGTAGCCTGCGGATCCTCCGGCCCGGCCGGATCGGGCGCTTCCGCGGACTCGGCCACCATGTGGGGACTTACCGGTGGTGACCAGCCCGTGTTCCAAGCGTCAGTGGATTCGTGGAACAAGTCCCACCCGGATTCCGCCATCAAGCTCGACTTCTTCGCCAACGATGCCTACAAGACCAAGGTCCGCACCGCCGTCGGCGCAGGCCAGGGACCCACGCTGGTTTACGGCTGGGGCGGCGGGGTCCTGAAGTCCTACGTCGACGCCGGACAGGTGGATGACCTGACGGGATTCCTCAAGGAGAACCCCGACGTCCAGAGCCGCTACCTCCCCTCCATCCTTGAGAGCGGCGTGATCGACGGCAAGACCTACGCACTCCCGAACAACAAAGTGCAGCCCGTAGTCCTCTACTACAACAAGGAAGTCTTCGACAAGGTCGGAGCACAACCGCCCAAGACCTGGGATGAGCTGATGGCACTGGTCCCTAAGTTCAAGGAAGCCGGCGTGGCGCCCTTCTCCCTGGGTGGCCAGTCCAAGTGGCCGGACCTGATGTGGCTTGAATACCTGGTGGACCGGATCGGAGGACCCGAGGTATTTGCCAACATCGCAGCGAACAAGCCCGGCGCGTGGTCCGACCCCGCTGTGCTGGAAGCACTGAAGAAGATCCAGGAACTGGCCGATGCCGGAGGATTCATCAACGGATTCTCCTCCATTGCCGCTGACAGCAACGCCGACCAGGCCCTCCTGTACACCGGCAAGGCCGCCATGATCCTGCAGGGCAGCTGGATCTACCAAGGCATGAAGAAGGACGCGGCCGACTTCGTCTCAAGCGGCAAGCTCGGCTACATCCCCTTCCCCACCGTTGAAGGTGGCAAGGGTGATCCGGCCAACGTTGTGGGAAACCCTTCCAACTTCTGGTCCGTGTCTTCCAAGGCCACCGAAGAGCAGAAGAAAACCGCCCTCGAATACGTCAAGGACGGAATGTTCAACGATGAGAACGTCCAAAGCCTGATCAACTCAGGAGCAGTACCCGTGGTAACAGGTATTGAGGACAAGCTCGCGGCTTCCCCTGACAAGGACTTCCTGACCTACGTGTACGGCATGGCCAAGGACGCCCCGGACTTCACGCTTTCCTGGGACCAGGCCCTGAGCCCTGCCCAGGGAGATGCCATGCTGGCCAACCTGGACCAGATCTTCCTGAAGAAGATCACTCCTGAGCAGTTCGCTTCCACTATGAACGCGACAATCGGGAAGTAA
- a CDS encoding LacI family DNA-binding transcriptional regulator, which produces MSLNERPSKLTLSAVAQEVGVSVPTVSKVVNGREDVAQGTRARVLAALQRTGYKSPLQRKANPVQRTVEAVFDSLNSAYNMEVLKGIMEQANVSDMEVILSVTGLQAAPPLGPEERAQRMVDEGRSGMIVVTSAFGTAHLEAFQRRQIPIVVIDPLNPPPADLFSVGASNWAGGKVAATHLLELGHRRIAYIGGPATAECSQARLHGYMAALMAEGITVEHEYVSAGQFRPENGAAAFKALVALEDPPTAVFAGSDSIAMGVLAEARRQGIRIPEDMSLVGFDGTYQAEESTPPLTSVSQPLQEIGRSALNFILRQMQGEDIDSRRVELATHLVVRESTAPPRDSASAPAREAGSAPARESASAPAQESASAPKPASRA; this is translated from the coding sequence GTGAGCCTCAACGAACGACCCTCCAAACTGACCCTTTCCGCCGTGGCGCAAGAGGTGGGCGTCTCCGTGCCCACCGTGTCCAAAGTGGTCAATGGGCGTGAAGACGTGGCACAGGGGACCCGTGCCCGGGTCTTGGCCGCCCTGCAACGGACCGGATATAAATCCCCGCTCCAGCGCAAAGCCAATCCCGTCCAGAGGACCGTCGAAGCGGTGTTTGACTCCCTGAACTCGGCCTACAACATGGAAGTCCTCAAAGGGATCATGGAGCAGGCCAACGTTTCGGACATGGAAGTGATCCTTTCCGTGACCGGGCTGCAGGCAGCACCGCCGCTGGGTCCGGAAGAACGCGCGCAGCGGATGGTCGACGAAGGCCGCAGCGGCATGATCGTGGTCACCTCGGCATTCGGAACAGCCCACCTGGAAGCTTTCCAGAGGCGCCAAATCCCCATTGTGGTCATCGACCCGCTGAATCCCCCTCCCGCTGACCTGTTCAGCGTGGGCGCCAGCAACTGGGCAGGTGGAAAGGTCGCCGCCACCCACCTCCTGGAGCTGGGGCATCGACGCATCGCCTACATCGGCGGTCCTGCCACGGCCGAATGCAGCCAGGCCCGGCTCCACGGCTATATGGCCGCACTCATGGCAGAAGGCATCACCGTGGAGCATGAATATGTTTCTGCAGGCCAGTTCCGGCCCGAGAATGGAGCGGCAGCCTTCAAGGCACTGGTGGCACTGGAAGATCCGCCCACGGCCGTCTTTGCCGGCAGCGACAGCATTGCCATGGGTGTCCTGGCCGAGGCACGCAGGCAAGGGATCCGGATCCCCGAGGACATGAGCCTGGTCGGGTTCGATGGAACCTACCAAGCCGAGGAGTCCACGCCGCCGCTGACCTCGGTGAGCCAGCCCCTCCAGGAAATAGGGCGATCGGCGCTGAACTTCATCCTTCGCCAAATGCAAGGTGAAGACATCGACTCGCGGCGCGTCGAACTTGCAACACACTTGGTGGTTCGTGAGTCCACGGCCCCGCCAAGGGATTCAGCCTCAGCGCCGGCAAGGGAGGCAGGCTCAGCGCCGGCACGGGAATCAGCCTCAGCGCCGGCACAGGAATCAGCCTCAGCGCCGAAGCCGGCGTCCCGGGCCTGA
- a CDS encoding lipase maturation factor family protein yields the protein MEWLSWLDAWDYEFARQVLQRGTAALYLVAFLSTVNQFPALLGERGLLPVPAFLDLARKLGRPTLFRWRYSDALLRTVCWTGIGVAALLVAGLPQTGPPWLPMLAFLTLWFLYMSIVNVGQTFYGFGWEILLLEAGFTVAFLGSDRTPPPTTILVLIVWLVFRLEFGAGMIKIRGGREWRDMTAIFYHHETQPMPGPLSRQAHLLPRPLHKVEVVGNHFAQLVVPFFLFAPQPLASIAAGIVIITQLWLVGTGNFAWLNWVAIVLAFAAVSDPVVHAVFPFIPRDWHQGADTPLWWFAVVVSVTVLLLVCSYRPLLNLFSSRQMMNASFNRWRLVNAYGAFGTVTKQRIEIVVEGTMDDDPLAPDERWSEYGFKGKPGDVRRLPRQWAPYHLRLDWLMWFLPLRTVHEDWFYAFLDRLLEADKPTLGLLRQDPFDGERPRWVRARSYLYRFASRAEFRATGERWVRVFLYDAVPPVQSGPGRRLRR from the coding sequence GTGGAGTGGTTGTCCTGGTTGGATGCTTGGGACTACGAATTTGCCCGGCAGGTATTGCAGCGCGGCACCGCTGCGCTGTACCTGGTTGCCTTCCTCTCCACGGTGAACCAGTTCCCGGCCCTCCTCGGCGAGCGCGGCCTGTTGCCCGTTCCGGCTTTCCTGGACCTGGCACGCAAGCTGGGCAGGCCCACGCTCTTCCGCTGGCGCTATTCGGATGCGCTTTTGAGAACAGTCTGTTGGACAGGGATAGGGGTGGCAGCCCTGCTGGTTGCAGGGCTGCCGCAAACCGGCCCTCCGTGGCTGCCGATGCTGGCTTTCCTGACGTTGTGGTTCCTGTACATGTCAATCGTCAACGTCGGCCAGACGTTCTACGGCTTTGGCTGGGAGATTCTGCTGCTTGAGGCCGGCTTCACCGTGGCTTTCCTCGGTTCGGACCGTACGCCCCCACCAACCACCATCCTGGTCCTCATCGTGTGGCTGGTCTTCCGGCTTGAGTTCGGGGCCGGGATGATCAAGATCCGCGGGGGCAGGGAGTGGCGGGACATGACCGCCATATTCTATCACCACGAGACCCAGCCGATGCCGGGTCCGCTCAGCAGGCAGGCGCACCTGCTCCCGCGGCCGCTGCACAAAGTGGAAGTGGTGGGCAACCATTTCGCGCAGCTGGTGGTGCCGTTCTTCCTCTTCGCGCCACAGCCACTGGCAAGCATTGCCGCAGGAATTGTCATCATCACGCAACTGTGGTTGGTGGGCACCGGAAACTTCGCGTGGCTGAACTGGGTGGCGATTGTCCTGGCTTTTGCTGCCGTCAGCGACCCCGTGGTCCACGCCGTCTTTCCGTTCATCCCACGTGACTGGCACCAGGGCGCCGATACGCCCCTGTGGTGGTTCGCCGTCGTCGTGTCTGTGACTGTCCTGTTGTTGGTATGCAGCTACCGTCCGCTCCTGAATCTGTTCTCCAGTCGGCAGATGATGAATGCCAGTTTCAACCGCTGGCGCCTGGTCAATGCCTACGGCGCTTTCGGGACAGTGACGAAACAGCGCATTGAGATCGTGGTTGAGGGCACCATGGATGACGACCCCCTGGCCCCGGATGAGCGGTGGTCCGAGTATGGCTTCAAGGGCAAGCCCGGCGATGTCCGCCGACTACCCCGGCAATGGGCGCCGTACCATCTGCGCCTGGATTGGCTCATGTGGTTCCTGCCATTGCGGACCGTTCACGAGGACTGGTTTTACGCCTTCCTGGACAGGCTCCTGGAGGCGGACAAGCCGACGCTTGGGCTGCTTCGCCAGGACCCGTTCGACGGCGAACGCCCCCGTTGGGTGCGGGCGCGCAGCTACCTCTACCGTTTTGCCAGCCGGGCGGAGTTCCGCGCGACGGGCGAGCGTTGGGTAAGGGTGTTCCTGTACGACGCTGTTCCGCCGGTGCAGTCAGGCCCGGGACGCCGGCTTCGGCGCTGA